From Streptomyces fungicidicus, one genomic window encodes:
- a CDS encoding NADH-quinone oxidoreductase subunit J produces MTEQLAAYSTSTGEAFQFWVLGTVAVIGALCTVFMRRAVHSALCLAGTMIVLAVFYLANGAYFLGVVQIVVYTGAIMMLFLFVVMLVGVTAADSLKETIKGQRWLALLCGLGFGVLLVGGIGNASLSEFNGLGEANAGGNVEGLAALLFTKYVFAFEITGALLITAAVGAMVLTHRERTERARTQRELAEQRVREGKYLPPLPAPGVYARHNAVDIAGLLPDGTPSDLTVSKTLRERGQIRDVSQEAINDLRAMEQRAEERLERNAIDAPTFKRAEEASK; encoded by the coding sequence ATGACCGAGCAGCTCGCCGCCTACTCCACCTCCACCGGAGAGGCCTTCCAGTTCTGGGTGCTCGGCACGGTCGCGGTGATCGGCGCCCTGTGCACCGTCTTCATGAGGCGGGCCGTGCACAGCGCGCTCTGCCTCGCCGGGACCATGATCGTCCTGGCGGTGTTCTACCTGGCCAACGGCGCCTACTTCCTGGGCGTCGTCCAGATCGTCGTCTACACCGGCGCGATCATGATGCTGTTCCTCTTCGTGGTGATGCTCGTCGGCGTCACCGCGGCCGACTCCCTGAAGGAGACCATCAAGGGCCAGCGCTGGCTGGCCCTGCTGTGCGGTCTCGGCTTCGGCGTCCTGCTGGTCGGCGGGATCGGGAACGCCTCGCTCAGCGAGTTCAACGGCCTCGGCGAGGCCAACGCGGGCGGCAACGTGGAGGGCCTCGCGGCCCTCCTCTTCACCAAGTACGTCTTCGCCTTCGAGATCACCGGCGCCCTGCTGATCACGGCGGCCGTCGGCGCCATGGTGCTCACCCACCGGGAGCGCACCGAGCGCGCCAGGACCCAGCGGGAGCTGGCCGAGCAGCGCGTCCGCGAGGGCAAGTACCTGCCGCCGCTGCCGGCGCCGGGTGTGTACGCCCGGCACAACGCCGTGGACATCGCGGGCCTGCTGCCCGACGGCACCCCGTCGGACCTCACCGTCAGCAAGACGCTCCGGGAGCGCGGCCAGATCCGTGACGTCTCGCAGGAGGCGATCAACGACCTGCGGGCCATGGAGCAGCGCGCGGAGGAGCGTCTGGAGCGCAACGCCATCGACGCGCCGACGTTCAAGCGGGCCGAGGAGGCGTCGAAGTGA
- the nuoL gene encoding NADH-quinone oxidoreductase subunit L, with translation MENLIALLVAAPLLGAVVLLCGGRRLDAVGHWIGTLLAAVSFVLGTVLFTDLLGRAADDRTLTQHLYSWIPVEGFQADVAFRLDQLSMTFVLLITGVGSLIHVYSVGYMEHDERRRRFFGYLNLFLAAMLILVLADNYLLLYVGWEGVGLASYLLIGFWQHKPSAATAAKKAFLVNRVGDMGLSIAIMLMFLWFGTFAFGPVLGSLDEPGLAGQAGEGKLTAIALMLLLAACGKSAQVPLQSWLGDAMEGPTPVSALIHAATMVTAGVYLIVRSAAVFNGAPDAQLVVTIVGAVTLLFGAIVGCAKDDIKKALAGSTMSQIGYMVLAAGLGPIGYVFAIMHLVTHGFFKAGLFLGAGSVMHGMNDEVDMRRYGGLRKYMPVTFVTFGLGYLAIIGFPGLSGFFSKDKIIESAFAKGGTEGWILGACALLGAAITAYYMTRVMLMTFFGEERWRNAPTPSPAAPDVEPAAGTGGEYEPPHPHESPKIMTIPMIVLAVGSVAGGAFFSIGDRFMHWLEPVTGHDHGHAPIGAATVTAATVAVMVVGVVVAWAQYGRRPVPAVAPRGSLLTRAARRDLLQDDFNHVVLVRGGEHLTRSLVYVDHTLVDGVVNGTAASMGGLSGRMRRLQNGFARSYAVSMFGGAAVLVAATLLMRAV, from the coding sequence GTGGAGAACCTGATTGCGCTGCTGGTGGCGGCGCCCTTGCTCGGAGCGGTGGTCCTGCTGTGCGGCGGACGCCGGCTGGACGCCGTGGGCCACTGGATCGGCACGCTGCTCGCGGCCGTCTCCTTCGTGCTCGGCACGGTGCTGTTCACCGACCTGCTGGGCAGGGCGGCGGACGACCGCACCCTCACACAGCACCTGTACAGCTGGATCCCGGTGGAGGGATTCCAGGCCGACGTCGCCTTCCGGCTCGACCAGCTGTCGATGACGTTCGTCCTGCTGATCACCGGCGTCGGCTCGCTGATCCACGTGTACTCGGTCGGGTACATGGAGCACGACGAGCGGCGCCGCCGCTTCTTCGGCTATCTCAACCTGTTCCTCGCGGCGATGCTGATCCTGGTCCTCGCCGACAACTACCTGCTGCTGTACGTCGGCTGGGAGGGCGTCGGTCTCGCCTCCTACCTGCTGATCGGCTTCTGGCAGCACAAGCCCAGCGCGGCCACGGCCGCGAAGAAGGCCTTCCTGGTCAACCGCGTCGGCGACATGGGTCTGTCGATCGCGATCATGCTGATGTTCCTGTGGTTCGGCACCTTCGCCTTCGGGCCGGTGCTCGGCAGCCTCGACGAGCCCGGCCTCGCCGGGCAGGCCGGCGAGGGCAAGCTCACCGCGATCGCCCTGATGCTGCTGCTCGCCGCCTGCGGCAAGTCCGCCCAGGTGCCGCTGCAGTCCTGGCTCGGGGACGCGATGGAGGGCCCGACGCCCGTCTCGGCCCTGATCCACGCCGCGACCATGGTGACCGCGGGTGTCTACCTGATCGTCCGCTCCGCGGCCGTCTTCAACGGCGCCCCGGACGCCCAGCTGGTCGTCACCATCGTCGGCGCGGTCACGCTGCTGTTCGGTGCGATCGTCGGTTGCGCGAAGGACGACATCAAGAAGGCGCTGGCCGGCTCGACCATGTCGCAGATCGGCTACATGGTGCTGGCCGCGGGCCTCGGCCCCATCGGCTACGTCTTCGCGATCATGCACCTGGTGACGCACGGCTTCTTCAAGGCCGGGCTGTTCCTCGGCGCCGGTTCGGTGATGCACGGCATGAACGACGAGGTCGACATGCGCCGCTACGGCGGACTGCGCAAGTACATGCCGGTCACCTTCGTCACCTTCGGCCTCGGCTATCTGGCGATCATCGGCTTCCCCGGCCTGTCCGGCTTCTTCTCCAAGGACAAGATCATCGAGTCGGCGTTCGCCAAGGGCGGCACCGAGGGCTGGATCCTCGGCGCCTGTGCCCTGCTGGGCGCGGCCATCACCGCCTACTACATGACGCGCGTGATGCTGATGACGTTCTTCGGCGAGGAGCGCTGGCGCAACGCCCCGACGCCGTCCCCGGCGGCGCCGGACGTGGAGCCGGCCGCCGGGACGGGCGGCGAGTACGAGCCCCCGCACCCGCACGAGTCGCCGAAGATCATGACGATCCCGATGATCGTGCTGGCCGTCGGGTCGGTCGCGGGCGGCGCGTTCTTCAGCATCGGCGACCGCTTCATGCACTGGCTGGAGCCCGTCACCGGGCACGACCACGGGCACGCGCCGATCGGCGCGGCGACGGTGACCGCCGCGACGGTGGCCGTGATGGTCGTCGGAGTGGTGGTCGCCTGGGCCCAGTACGGGCGCCGTCCGGTGCCGGCCGTCGCCCCGCGCGGGTCGCTGCTCACCCGGGCCGCCCGGCGCGACCTCCTCCAGGACGACTTCAACCATGTGGTCCTGGTGCGCGGCGGTGAGCACCTCACGCGCTCGCTGGTCTACGTCGACCACACCCTGGTCGACGGGGTCGTCAACGGCACGGCGGCTTCCATGGGCGGCCTGTCCGGACGCATGCGCAGGCTGCAGAACGGCTTCGCGCGGTCCTACGCGGTCTCGATGTTCGGGGGCGCGGCGGTCCTGGTCGCCGCGACCCTGCTGATGAGGGCGGTCTGA
- the nuoK gene encoding NADH-quinone oxidoreductase subunit NuoK codes for MNPVNYLYLAALLFTIGATGVLIRRNAIVVFMCVELMLNACNLAFVAFSRMHGNLDGQIIAFFTMVVAAAEVVVGLAIIVSLFRSRHSASVDDASLMKL; via the coding sequence GTGAACCCGGTGAACTACCTGTATCTCGCAGCGCTGCTGTTCACGATCGGCGCCACCGGCGTGCTGATCCGGCGCAACGCGATCGTCGTGTTCATGTGCGTCGAGCTGATGCTCAACGCCTGCAACCTCGCGTTCGTCGCCTTCTCCCGGATGCACGGCAACCTCGACGGCCAGATCATCGCCTTCTTCACGATGGTGGTCGCCGCCGCGGAGGTCGTGGTGGGACTGGCGATCATCGTGTCCCTGTTCCGTTCCCGCCACTCGGCCTCGGTCGACGACGCCAGCCTGATGAAGCTGTGA